DNA sequence from the Chitinispirillales bacterium ANBcel5 genome:
GTACAGTGATAAGCAGTACTGTAAACGGGAGGAAAAACATTCAGTGTCATTTCGGCCGTTCTTTGCTCGTTTCGAATAAAATCAACTGTTATGAAAAGTCTATATGTTTCGGGGGAATCATAGGTAAGGGTTAACAGCAGGTCTTCATCCCAGGTCTCAGTGCGAGTCTCTATACGTTTAGGGTCTCTTGAGTCACCAAACACTACTGTTATTAGCTCAATGTAATTGCCACCGACCAGATCCATTACGACCTTAAAAGGCTCACCCGCTCTAATTACCCTTTCTTCATCATAAAGGTATAAATCCAGCGAGGCGCGTTTAATGGGATCATTTGGCTTACTACATGATATAGCAATTATAATAAGTAAGCAGAAAAAAAACGGTAAGTGTTTCATGTTTTTACTCCTAAAGCAAAGCGAATAGTAGTATATAGTTTGGTAATATAATACATTTGCGCTACTATCGGAGTATATTACTTAATAATACATTTGATATTTGTTGTGAAAGAGAGGAAAATTGTTCTTGTTTCGTATTCTCAAAAAAGATTATCAGTGCACAGTGAACTGTGGATAGTGTCCTGTGCCGTAGGGATGCATCGTTAATACTGCTATACCTAGCAAAAAACACCATGTCTCATTGTAGCTGGGAAAGGAAATATTTTGTCCCTACGGGACAAGGAATTCTGTCTTTGTCTGTTTAGCTATAAATATGTAGTCCCTACGGGACTATGAAGAAGGAAATATCTCTCCGGTAAAACAAACCTTTCACGCTTACACGAGGCAAGCAAGCCTCTTGGCGCCCCCGTGAGGAACCTATCACTTGCCACCAGGCTTCTCTGGGGGGTGGCCACCTTCGCCTCGGGCGACACTGAATCATTTAAAATCCCAACGGGATCAAAAAAACTTTGTGCACTGAAAATGGAATAACATTTGTGTTTTTTGGAGAATGAGTACAAACCTCTCCCGGGAAAACAAACTTTTCACGCTTACACGAGGCAAGCAAGCCTCTTGGCGCCCCCGTGAGGAACCTTTCACTTGCCACCAGGCTTCTCTGGGGGGTGGCCACCTTCGCCTCGGGCGACACTGAGATTATGAGAAGAATTACTAAGAACTACCGTGACTATTTATCGCGCTGCCTCCGTAGCAGTAGCTACTGCGTAAGGAAACCGGGCGACACTTAATCATTAAAACTCATATTTATAAACATTATAAGCTACCCCGCTGCTCCGGGTTTTGTAGAGCACTGTATTTGCACCTACCCACTTAGCAATACCGAATGTAGCTACATCATTTCCCCACTTTTTCGTAACCAATAAACACCAACAGTGCAAATAAGCAAGATAACTTAGCATTTTGTTTAGGTTTATATTTATATTATCTAGACAACAATATAGAACAGAGGATTCTGACTTTGATAGCCAAAACCATTTTTCCTATCTCAATATTATTTATTCTGCTAAGCACTGTAGGATGCTCGGTCAACACACCATCTCCCAGGGCAGAAAACGGAGTAATTAATCTTAACAAAACCGGGGTCTCTAATCAGGTTGTTAAACTCAATGGTGAATGGGAGTTTTATCCGTACCAATTATTAGCTCCACATGAAATCGATACTGTTCAAACAGTGCCTCATTATTTAGAGATCCCCGGATCCTGGCGCGGTAGTACTATTGAAGGTGAAGCATTAGACGGTCGCGGGTGTGCGACATTTCGACTCAAAATCGAATTACCACGGAAGCAAAAAAACTACTTCCTTAAGCTCTACTCAATCCACTCAGCGTATACCGTATGGATTGACGGTGAATTATCAGGGTCCGTGGGCACAGTAAAGAGTTCCGCAGCAAGCGCAAGGCCTGTTCGCAAACCGCTCACCATCGAAATACCATCTGCAAAAGATTCAATAGAAGTTATTATTCAGGTATCCAATTTCCACTACAGAGCCGGGGGTATTAACACTCCTGTTGTTATAGGCAATTCAGTAACGTTTCTTGAAACTGCAGGTCAGCAGAAAGCAATCGCTTTTTTCCTCATCGGTGGTATTCTTATCATGGCATTATATCACCTGATACTCTTTTATCTAAGAAGAGAGGATCGTGCGTCATTATTTTTTGCGCTCTTTTGCTTTTTTGCATGCCTTCGAATTCTTATCACCGGTGAAATGTTTACCGCTACAGTTTTTAACCTGACCAACTACCGATTGTCGCTGCAATTAGAGTACCTGACGGTATATCTGATGGTTCCACTTTTCATTTTATACACCAAAGAGCTTTTTCCTCTTGAGATAAATAAGATATTTGTAAATCTATCACTCCTGATAGCGTCTGTTTTCACTTTAGCCACTATACTTTTTCCAACCTACCAGTTCACATATCTTATGCCTGTGTACCACCCGTTGCTCCTCGTGCAATTTATATGGCTTATTGTATCCCTGATTATTTCAAAAATAAGGAGTAGAAAAGGTGCTTCAATATTCCTTACTGGTTTTACACTACTGTTTTTTACTTCCCTTTATGATGCTCTTTTTACATACGTATTTATAGATGGAACCTATGTACTTCAATTCGCTATCTTTCTTTTCATTCTCTCACAATCATCCATACTTTCCATACGATTTGCGGATATCTACAAAACAGTGGAAAAGAATGAAAAAGAGTTACAACGCCTGATAAACCTGAAAAACGACTTTCTTGCCCGTGTGACTCATGAGCTGAGAACCCCCCTTTATGGAATTGTTGGAACAGCCGAAATGATTTTAGAAAAAAAAGAGTCCTCCCTTACCGATAATGATCGTAAATGTCTGAATATAATAGTTTCGGATGGAAGAAGACTAAACAGACTTGTTAATGATATACTGGACTTTTCTAAACTGAAAAGCAGCGAAATAATGCTTTTCAGGAAACAAATCGACCTTTTCTCCCTAACAGAAAGTATGCTTATTCTTCTTCGTCACTCAAGCGCGAATAAGAATGTCGAGCTCATCAATTTAGTCCCTCCTGATCTGGATCTTGTATATGCCGATGAGGACAGGGTGCAGCAAATCCTTTATAATTTGGTTGGCAATGCACTAAAATTCACTGATACCGGGAAGGTTGAGGTTTTTGCGCAAAACAAGCGATGTGGTTTCATCACCATTTGCGTTAAAGATACCGGAATCGGAATACCGCACGATAAACTTCACAAAATATTTGAACCCTTCGAGCAGACCGAATCGTCTGATACGAGGGCTCATGAAGGAAGTGGTCTGGGGCTCCCTATCACAAAATACCTCATCGAGCTGCATGGTGGAACGATTACAATTGATTCGGAGCCGCAAATCGGAACAACAGTTTCTTTTTCAATACCCCTTAGCGATACTGCTTCAACAGAGTTCACTGACGCTACCCCGCCGGATAAACCCTTTGCGCAGAGCACTGACATTGACCAGGATCTCTATCCACAGCTCATTGAAGGCAATCATTTTCATAACTATCCGCAGAATTCTGTACCTTCACATTCAAATGAGCTTTCTGGAAAGATTTTGGTAATCGATGATGATCCGCTCAGCCTCAGTATCATTGAAGACGCTTTAACTTCTGCTAATTTTGGAGTTATCAAAGCACAAAACGGATTTGAAGGTCTAAGACAGATCAACGAAGATTGTTTACCCGATGCAGTAGTTTTAGATATGATGATGCCCGGTATGTCGGGATTGCAGTTTTTAAAAAGAGTGAGAATAAACTTCTCCCCCTCAGAGCTTCCTATACTTATGGTAACAGCCAAAAACCAGTTATCCGATCTGCTAAAAAGTTTTGAATCAGGTGCCAATGACTATCTGACTAAACCGTTCATACGCCACGAGTTGGTAACAAGAATAAAAACTCAGGTAAATATCAAAAAAGCCCTTATCACTGCCTGTGAAAACATACAACTCAGAGAAGAAATCGATTTTCAAAAAAAGCAACAGGAAAAACTACTGCTGCTGCAGAATAGACTTTCATTTATGATGGACACTGTTGAAGACGCTGTAATGGCCGTGGATAACAAACTACAAATATGCTACATGAACAGACCATGTCTCAGGACCCTGAAATACGGGGAGATCAAAAAAGATCTTTTACTCGAGAAATTGATCGCAAGTAACGGGAAAAAACTTATCAATCATCTTCGCTCTACCCCTACTGCCGATTCTCGTGTATTCAGGCAAATCCGACTTAAAGCTCAATCTAAAAGCGAACCAGTGGTGGATATTTCTGTTTGCGGCTTTAAATATGATACTAACCAGCTCTCTATTCTGGTGCTCAGAGACAGTAAAAGTAGCAGAAAAAAAGCTGATGCTTCTGTTGAAACCTTTTTGTCTATGCTGCACAACAGTTCCCAACGATTCAGTCTTTTAGGACAGGTCCTTGAGAAACTTAACCCCGATATTCTAAGCAAGAATCCACAACTGCACAATGACCTTCACAAACTTAGTTCAGCCATTGAAACCATTAAAAATTACCCGGAGCTCAAAACCGTACCTGCCGATCGAAAAAATGTAGCCGTGAATTTATTGAATCGAGCCATTGAAGTATGCACAGAACACACTACGCTTACGAAATTCTCTCTGGCAGAACAATCGGGGCTGTGGAAAGTTCATACAAATGCCGATGGGTGGCAAAGGACCCAGACCTTAGACCGCTATCTCACCACCAGGACCTTCCCCAAATATCCTAAATGGGAAACCATCGAAAAAACAGTGAAGTTTGTAATCGCACGGCTGGACAAAAAACCTGCGCTGCAACAGGAGCTGGAAGAGATGTTACGGGTGTATAAAAGTATGGGGTGATAACAGCGGGTCTTCCTCTCGCCGACCAGGTCTTCACCGGGTCATTTTTCTCTAAGTAACTCTTGATTCACAGTTATTCAGCCATTCCAACCTCTAGTCGCTTCCGGTCTACTATTTGCTTGGTAAAAGGGATTAATTCCTAAATACAAATTATGAAAAAGTGAAAGTTCCGTTCTTTTTCGCATAGTTTTTCCTCCTGTTTAAAGATAACGCTTAAGACTCATCAATAAGACTGGAAGCTAGTTGGATAAATTTAACAAGCTAAAATTCAAGTAGATTAAAATCAGACTCTATATTGATATACATACTTACAAGACATCGGAAAGAAACAGTGTGTTCAGCAGGAATAAAAAGCATAAGTGATTGTATATAGATAAATTATACACTACCAAAATTTTTAACAATTTTTAACAATTTACATTGTTGTAATTATTTTTTATAGTCTTTATTTTACTATCAATGATTATCTCTCTAGGTGATATAAAAAACGGCTTAGTTCAGGTAAATCCTTTTTTTTTCATCTATCCAACAATCGAATATTTTCGTTTTTTATAAAGTTTAAACAAGGAGAATATCTATGAGTAAGTTTTCCGTACCAGAATTTTTATTAGTATTGCTAATGATGCTACTCCCCTCTTCTATCAATGCAGATAAGATTAATCTTTCGGGAACAGTTCTTAACGATTCCAATGAGCCAATTGCCGGAGCAAATGTCCGTCTTATTAGCAGAGATACTCTTACAACCACAGATTCTGAAGGGAAGTTTGAAATAATCGGAGAGCTTACATCAGTATTGGCAAGAACCAGCCCACTTCAGCCATTTGCTAAGGTTAATGGTTCTATTGTTACTGTTAATCTTACAGCTTCATCCCCAATTGATATAGCAGTCTACAGTCTTAACGGAAAAAAAGTATATGGTTATGATACTCCATCCAGTAAGGCAGGTATTCACAGATTCGCAATACCTATGCACCAATTGGGTACCGGTGTTTATATGGTTGCAGTTACCCACCAGGGAAAAAGATCTGTTTTCAGGCATATCTTTAATAGGTCGTTCTCTGGATTTCAAAGTGGTGAGGGCAGGATAAGTAGTGATGGTGTTCAGTTGGCCAGAAAAGCTTCTGGTAACACTATAGATACACTCGTAATTTCTGCTGATGGATTTGGGATAAAAAAGCATCCTCTCCGGTCATTAGTCGAAAACGATATCAATATAATACTTTCATTTGAAGGCTATAGGGTAAAGTATAAATGTACTAATCATACTGATGGTACACCACCTGTAGACAATACAGTGTATGAAGAGGGTGATGGTGTCCAAGTTCTTGGCAACAAAAACAGCTTGACCAGAGAGGGATATATTTTTGACGGCTGGAATACTTCACCTGATGGAAACGGTACTGACCATGAACCCGAATCTTTTGTTGTCATGGGGACTTCTGATGTAACACTATATGCCAAATGGATTGCTGCACTTACTGTCAGCTTTGAGAGTAATGGGGGGAGTGATGTAGAAAACAGCTATGTGGGCCCGGGAGATCCTGTATCCCCTCCGCCTACTCCGACAAAACCGGGATATGCATTTAGTGGTTGGTTCAGTGACTCATTATTCACATCAGAATGGGTTTTTACCAGAA
Encoded proteins:
- a CDS encoding ATP-binding protein, yielding MIAKTIFPISILFILLSTVGCSVNTPSPRAENGVINLNKTGVSNQVVKLNGEWEFYPYQLLAPHEIDTVQTVPHYLEIPGSWRGSTIEGEALDGRGCATFRLKIELPRKQKNYFLKLYSIHSAYTVWIDGELSGSVGTVKSSAASARPVRKPLTIEIPSAKDSIEVIIQVSNFHYRAGGINTPVVIGNSVTFLETAGQQKAIAFFLIGGILIMALYHLILFYLRREDRASLFFALFCFFACLRILITGEMFTATVFNLTNYRLSLQLEYLTVYLMVPLFILYTKELFPLEINKIFVNLSLLIASVFTLATILFPTYQFTYLMPVYHPLLLVQFIWLIVSLIISKIRSRKGASIFLTGFTLLFFTSLYDALFTYVFIDGTYVLQFAIFLFILSQSSILSIRFADIYKTVEKNEKELQRLINLKNDFLARVTHELRTPLYGIVGTAEMILEKKESSLTDNDRKCLNIIVSDGRRLNRLVNDILDFSKLKSSEIMLFRKQIDLFSLTESMLILLRHSSANKNVELINLVPPDLDLVYADEDRVQQILYNLVGNALKFTDTGKVEVFAQNKRCGFITICVKDTGIGIPHDKLHKIFEPFEQTESSDTRAHEGSGLGLPITKYLIELHGGTITIDSEPQIGTTVSFSIPLSDTASTEFTDATPPDKPFAQSTDIDQDLYPQLIEGNHFHNYPQNSVPSHSNELSGKILVIDDDPLSLSIIEDALTSANFGVIKAQNGFEGLRQINEDCLPDAVVLDMMMPGMSGLQFLKRVRINFSPSELPILMVTAKNQLSDLLKSFESGANDYLTKPFIRHELVTRIKTQVNIKKALITACENIQLREEIDFQKKQQEKLLLLQNRLSFMMDTVEDAVMAVDNKLQICYMNRPCLRTLKYGEIKKDLLLEKLIASNGKKLINHLRSTPTADSRVFRQIRLKAQSKSEPVVDISVCGFKYDTNQLSILVLRDSKSSRKKADASVETFLSMLHNSSQRFSLLGQVLEKLNPDILSKNPQLHNDLHKLSSAIETIKNYPELKTVPADRKNVAVNLLNRAIEVCTEHTTLTKFSLAEQSGLWKVHTNADGWQRTQTLDRYLTTRTFPKYPKWETIEKTVKFVIARLDKKPALQQELEEMLRVYKSMG